The Mercurialis annua linkage group LG2, ddMerAnnu1.2, whole genome shotgun sequence genome contains a region encoding:
- the LOC126669493 gene encoding chorismate mutase 2 isoform X2 — MADSGNEITLDLVRQSLERQEDTIVFCLIERSRFLTNSPLYNQSLNLVPGFSGSLVSFIVKETEAIHSKARRYENPEENPFFPENLPHSVVPPHDYPKFLHHPGASININKQIWDMYFNQLLPLFVDKGDDGNYALTASNDLTCLQALSRRIHYGKFVAEVKFREAPHEYEPAIRAKDKDALMNMLTFKSVEETVKKRVEKKAMVFGQDVTLGNNTIAEKYKVDPSVLSHLYDQWVMPLTKLVQVEYLLRRLDPEDARS, encoded by the exons ATGGCTGATTCTGGAAATGAAATTACACTGGACTTGGTGAGACAGTCTTTGGAAAGGCAAGAGGATACAATTGTGTTTTGTTTGATTGAGAGATCAAGATTTCTCACTAATTCTCCACTTTATAATCAATCTTTGAACTTGGTTCCTGGTTTTTCTGGTTCTTTGGTCAGTTTTATTGTTAAAGAAACAGAAGCTATTCATTCCAAGGCAA GAAGATATGAGAATCCAGAAGAAAACCCCTTCTTTCCAGAAAATTTACCACATTCAGTAGTGCCTCCTCATGATTATCCTAAG TTTTTGCATCATCCAGGTGCCTCCATTAATATAAATAAGCAAATATGGGATATGTATTTCAACCAACTTCTCCCATTGTTTGTCGACAAGGGTGATGACGGTAACTACGCTTTGACCGCGTCTAACGATCTTACCTGTTTACAG GCCCTTTCTAGAAGAATCCATTATGGAAAATTTGTGGCTGAAGTTAAATTTAGGGAAGCTCCTCATGAATATGAACCTGCAATCCGTGCTAAG gACAAAGATGCTCTAATGAACATGCTGACCTTTAAGAGTGTAGAAGAGACAGTGAAGAAGAGAGTTGAAAAGAAGGCAATGGTATTCGGACAAGATGTAACTCTTGGAAACAATACCATAGCTGAGAAATATAAGGTTGATCCTTCTGTTCTTTCTCATCTCTATGATCAATGGGTAATGCCACTCACCAAGCTTGTTCAAGTTGAGTACCTTCTTCGCCGGCTCGATCCCGAAGATGCCCGTTCTTGA
- the LOC126669493 gene encoding chorismate mutase 2 isoform X1 produces MGIIQMDWILILVFVLMLCSSRYNMADSGNEITLDLVRQSLERQEDTIVFCLIERSRFLTNSPLYNQSLNLVPGFSGSLVSFIVKETEAIHSKARRYENPEENPFFPENLPHSVVPPHDYPKFLHHPGASININKQIWDMYFNQLLPLFVDKGDDGNYALTASNDLTCLQALSRRIHYGKFVAEVKFREAPHEYEPAIRAKDKDALMNMLTFKSVEETVKKRVEKKAMVFGQDVTLGNNTIAEKYKVDPSVLSHLYDQWVMPLTKLVQVEYLLRRLDPEDARS; encoded by the exons ATGGGCATTATTCAGATGGATTGGATTCTgattttggtttttgttttgatgTTGTGTTCTTCTAGATATAATATGGCTGATTCTGGAAATGAAATTACACTGGACTTGGTGAGACAGTCTTTGGAAAGGCAAGAGGATACAATTGTGTTTTGTTTGATTGAGAGATCAAGATTTCTCACTAATTCTCCACTTTATAATCAATCTTTGAACTTGGTTCCTGGTTTTTCTGGTTCTTTGGTCAGTTTTATTGTTAAAGAAACAGAAGCTATTCATTCCAAGGCAA GAAGATATGAGAATCCAGAAGAAAACCCCTTCTTTCCAGAAAATTTACCACATTCAGTAGTGCCTCCTCATGATTATCCTAAG TTTTTGCATCATCCAGGTGCCTCCATTAATATAAATAAGCAAATATGGGATATGTATTTCAACCAACTTCTCCCATTGTTTGTCGACAAGGGTGATGACGGTAACTACGCTTTGACCGCGTCTAACGATCTTACCTGTTTACAG GCCCTTTCTAGAAGAATCCATTATGGAAAATTTGTGGCTGAAGTTAAATTTAGGGAAGCTCCTCATGAATATGAACCTGCAATCCGTGCTAAG gACAAAGATGCTCTAATGAACATGCTGACCTTTAAGAGTGTAGAAGAGACAGTGAAGAAGAGAGTTGAAAAGAAGGCAATGGTATTCGGACAAGATGTAACTCTTGGAAACAATACCATAGCTGAGAAATATAAGGTTGATCCTTCTGTTCTTTCTCATCTCTATGATCAATGGGTAATGCCACTCACCAAGCTTGTTCAAGTTGAGTACCTTCTTCGCCGGCTCGATCCCGAAGATGCCCGTTCTTGA
- the LOC126669492 gene encoding protein POLAR LOCALIZATION DURING ASYMMETRIC DIVISION AND REDISTRIBUTION-like, with protein MNPIPKFTKPSPSSSSSFQNLAGHSHSPLRIADILNAGTDDHQALMGRSNNCPDSINCSSPRSIMPRWISGLRRCRRKRGKVDKNMPDRPAQASCSTNCLNEKETGQSSKNESSFNLGVGCCLLHLIAASKNELDKMIDMRMQMEALLQNTREDLLKKDELCKEAETNGLFAYSASTDVTDSPGYDTSVLAESSRITVGDQSLKWEAPEIEEGMDELEAELEVELERMQLHLDGDMQLKHPEEMNVKVTDDEYTSSSKSQTMSSSEVIHPPPDDTYEDYSVSPNELERKLHILLEARQQEQIAELEAALERLKHKLYEKEMEVSWWKDTARFVSRNAIEPTRFTSENNPKTSTLAGQPVCNKDCED; from the exons ATGAACCCAATTCCCAAATTTACAAAACCCtctccatcttcttcttcttcatttcaaaATCTAGCCGGCCATAGCCACTCTCCCTTACGCATCGCCGATATCTTAAACGCCGGCACCGACGACCATCAGGCTCTAATGGGTCGGTCTAATAATTGCCCAGATAGCATAAATTGTTCCTCTCCTCGCTCGATTATGCCCAGGTGGATCTCTGGGCTGAGACGATGTCGAAGGAAGAGAGGCAAGGTTGACAAAAACATGCCGGATCGGCCTGCGCAGGCAAGTTGTTCAACGAATTGTCTCAATGAAAAAGAAACAG GACAAAGTAGTAAGAACGAGAGTTCATTTAATTTAGGAGTTGGGTGCTGTCTATTACATCTAATTGCTGCGAGTAAAAATGAGCTTGATAAGATGATTGATATGAGGATGCAAATGGAAGCGCTTCTTCAAAATACTAGAGAGGATTTACTTAAGAAAGATGAGCTCTGTAAGGAAGCTGAGACCAATGGTTTATTTGCATATTCTGCATCCACAGATGTTACCGATTCTCCTGGTTATGATACATCAGTGTTAGCCGAGTCGTCGAGAATTACAGTTGGTGACCAGTCTTTGAAGTGGGAAGCACCTGAGATTGAAGAAGGAATGGATGAACTCGAGGCGGAGCTTGAAGTCGAGTTAGAACGTATGCAACTTCACTTAGATGGGGATATGCAATTGAAACATCCAGAGGAAATGAATGTAAAG GTGACTGATGATGAGTACACTTCCTCCTCTAAAAGCCAAACTATGAGTTCTAGTGAAGTAATCCACCCTCCACCTGATGACACATACGAAGACTATAGCGTTTCTCCGAATGAGCTGGAGAGAAAGTTGCATATATTATTGGAAGCAAGACAACAAGAACAGATAGCAGAGCTTGAAGCTGCTTTGGAGCGTCTGAAACACAAGCTTTACGAGAAAGAAATGGAGGTTTCGTGGTGGAAAGACACAGCAAGGTTCGTTTCACGGAATGCTATTGAACCTACACGGTTCACTTCCGAGAACAATCCCAAAACTAGCACTCTGGCAGGGCAACCTGTCTGCAACAAAGACTGCGAAGATTGA